A single Nycticebus coucang isolate mNycCou1 chromosome 16, mNycCou1.pri, whole genome shotgun sequence DNA region contains:
- the FBXO45 gene encoding F-box/SPRY domain-containing protein 1, which yields MAAPTPGAGGASGGAGCSSGGGAGAGSGSGSGSGSAGPGGRLPSRVLELVFSYLDLSELRNCALVCKHWYRCLHGDENSEVWRSLCARRLAEEALRTDILCNLPSYKAKVRAFQHAFSTNDCSRNVYIKKNGFTLHRNPIAQSTDGARTKIGFSEGRHAWEVWWEGPLGTVAVIGIATKRAPMQCQGYVALLGSDDQSWGWNLVDNNLLHNGEVNGSFPQCNNAPKYQIGERIRVILDMEDKTLAFERGYEFLGVAFRGLPKVCLYPAVSAVYGNTEVTLVYLGKPLDG from the exons ATGGCGGCGCCGACCCCGGGGGCTGGAGGAGCCTCGGGCGGCGCTGGCTGTagcagcggcggcggcgcgggCGCGGGCTCGGGCTCGGGCTCGGGCTCTGGGTCCGCGGGGCCCGGGGGCCGGCTGCCCAGCCGGGTGCTGGAGTTGGTTTTCTCCTACCTGGACCTGTCGGAGCTGCGGAACTGTGCCCTGGTGTGCAAGCACTGGTATCGCTGCCTGCACGGCGATGAGAACAGTGAGGTGTGGCGGAGCCTGTGTGCCCGTAGGCTGGCTGAAGAGGCTCTGCGCACGGACATCCTCTGCAACTTGCCTAGCTACAAGGCCAAG GTACGTGCTTTCCAACATGCCTTCAGCACTAATGACTGCTCCAGGAATGTATACATTAAGAAGAATGGCTTTACTTTACATCGAAATCCCATTGCTCAGAGCACTGATGGTGCAAGGACCAAGATTGGTTTTAGCGAGGGCCGCCATGCATGGGAAGTATGGTGGGAGGGCcctctgggcactgtggcggtgATTGGAATTGCCACAAAACGGGCCCCCATGCAGTGCCAGGGTTACGTGGCATTGCTGGGCAGTGATGACCAGAGCTGGGGCTGGAATCTAGTGGACAATAATCTACTACATAATGGGGAAGTCAATGGCAGTTTTCCACAATGCAACAATGCACCAAAATACCAG ATAGGAGAAAGAATTCGAGTCATCTTGGACATGGAAGATAAGACTTTAGCTTTTGAACGTGGATATGAATTCCTGGGGGTTGCCTTTAGAGGACTTCCAAAGGTCTGCTTATATCCAGCAGTTTCTGCTGTATATGGCAATACAGAAGTGACTTTGGTTTACCTTGGAAAACCTTTGGATGGATGA